In Carya illinoinensis cultivar Pawnee chromosome 7, C.illinoinensisPawnee_v1, whole genome shotgun sequence, the following are encoded in one genomic region:
- the LOC122317324 gene encoding metallothiol transferase FosB-like, translated as MEIVEASSYGALPLLSLNHVSLMCRSVWDSVRFYEDILGFVLIKRPSSFNFNGAWLYNYGIGIHLIENPSIDHEFDTTPTEVRPINPKDNHISFQCTDVGLVISRLQDMGMRYVTALVEDEGNKVEQVFFHDPDGYMVELCNCENIPIIPISACAFKPMGQRFKKTEPSNCGFMEKVMMESLSMDMMNFSF; from the exons atggagaTAGTGGAAGCAAGCAGCTATGGGGCACTGCCACTTCTCTCTTTGAACCATGTGTCTCTTATGTGCAGATCAGTATGGGATTCAGTTCGGTTCTATGAAGATATCCTGGGCTTTGTTCTCATCAAACGCCCCTCTTCTTTCAATTTCAATGGAGCTTG GTTGTACAATTATGGCATTGGGATACACTTAATTGAGAACCCATCAATCGATCATGAGTTTGACACCACCCCGACTGAAGTGCGACCAATTAATCCCAAGGACAACCACATCTCCTTCCAG TGTACAGATGTCGGACTTGTGATAAGCAGGCTGCAAGACATGGGGATGAGGTATGTGACAGCTTTGGTGGAGGACGAAGGAAACAAGGTGGAACAGGTGTTCTTTCACGACCCAGATGGGTACATGGTCGAGCTCTGCAACTGCGAGAACATCCCTATTATTCCCATCTCTGCCTGCGCTTTCAAGCCCATGGGGCAAAGATTCAAGAAGACCGAACCCAGCAACTGTGGATTCATGGAGAAGGTGATGATGGAGAGCCTGAGCATGGACATGATgaacttttcattttaa